The proteins below are encoded in one region of Streptomyces roseirectus:
- a CDS encoding carbonic anhydrase, producing the protein MQPLIDNARTFGQRPEEFAKLAEGQSPQVLFITCSDSRVVPALITGARPGELFELRTAGNIVPPYGSGAPSGEAATIEYAVEVLGVSDIVVCGHSHCGAVGALVRGDDLDAVPAVRDWLAHAADEPDATEPSDPTVARAVQNHVLAQLLRLRSYPCVEKRLADGRLTVRGWYYEVHTGAVQEHDVATDRFQAL; encoded by the coding sequence ATGCAGCCCCTCATCGACAACGCCCGTACGTTCGGACAGCGCCCTGAGGAGTTCGCCAAGCTCGCAGAAGGCCAGTCCCCTCAGGTCCTCTTCATCACCTGCTCGGACTCGCGGGTCGTCCCCGCGCTGATCACGGGCGCCCGCCCCGGCGAGCTCTTCGAGCTGCGCACCGCGGGCAACATCGTCCCCCCGTACGGCTCCGGCGCCCCCTCGGGCGAGGCCGCGACCATCGAGTACGCCGTGGAAGTCCTCGGCGTGAGCGACATCGTCGTGTGCGGTCACTCGCACTGCGGCGCGGTCGGCGCGCTCGTGCGCGGTGACGACCTGGACGCCGTACCGGCCGTCCGCGACTGGCTGGCGCACGCCGCCGACGAGCCCGACGCGACCGAGCCGTCCGATCCGACCGTCGCCCGCGCGGTCCAGAACCACGTCCTCGCCCAGCTCCTGCGGCTGCGCTCCTACCCGTGCGTCGAGAAGCGGCTGGCCGACGGCCGGCTCACGGTGCGCGGCTGGTACTACGAGGTCCACACGGGCGCCGTGCAGGAGCACGACGTCGCCACCGACCGCTTCCAGGCTCTGTGA
- a CDS encoding AfsR/SARP family transcriptional regulator, producing MDLRIRVLGPVELHGNQQIDTLGSTRDGLIVGCLALDAGRPVSTDSLIHRLWDDTPPARPLANLYTYVARVRRRLRDLGAEGCLVQRTHGYLLDLDPDRVDSHRFQHLVAQARALSDRGADQQALRLLGEADALWLGEPLAGLPGLWAEGVRGVLTERRLAAQLIRADIGLREGHFADLVPDLTALAEEHRTDEAIAARLMTAAYGCGRLTDALRVYDTVRRRLAGELGADPGEALARLHHLILNSAPVEALLNRPEPTVPAPRTLPSHAELVGREAELSTIVQHATRASADTSAPRHIIALQTVSGMAGVGKTVLALNAADRIASLYPDGVVHLDLRTHAPGQQPLTVISALTSLIRAFGVPASALPGDPDALTALWRGLLDTRRAVVILDDVRDARQLRDLLPGPSPSLVLVTSRRRLTGLPGLRSVDLDVLPAADALALFRSVAGHERTRQTGEVADIVRLAGFLPLGIELLAGRLASRPTWTTSHLLRRLTQGQGRLREIRDGARGNIAAAFDVSFRALESVERKVFRFLGLRFGPTIDAYAVAALTDLPLDTAENVLESLLEAHLIQEPSPERYTLHDLLGEYARAIAMSEESNAAREEALSRLAEFCLQAADAADRLAYPRRLRTDRAHSAGRPVPPWGDATAARDWLAAERIGLMAAERHCRTTGHSRLAALLASALAAFLDDDGHSAEGWRMHAAATEHWRESDDRHREIHALIDLGNALTCCSRYEDARTAYTRALTAAEETSDPESGAETLHQLGILYWHLGDFRQALAYQSRTLALHAATGDDWQLARCRSNLGITHLYLGDFTESEKNLEAALDGFREARDLRRYARTLINLSDLHLRTERKDTAREFLDEALTILTEMRIPAEIAGTQVNLANTMESPRDLTKMLDLYQDSLTTFRRLGDRRNAAETLYAMGSALHAAHRFTEAADRHRHSLELARSVGAVHETAQALHALALAEQQLGQLDAAADHLTEAITLAERTGAAHEAAEARKSLTKLRRAQKERPQ from the coding sequence GTGGACTTACGGATTCGCGTGCTGGGGCCGGTGGAACTGCACGGGAACCAACAGATCGACACACTCGGATCGACACGGGACGGCTTGATCGTCGGTTGTCTGGCACTCGACGCCGGCCGGCCCGTCTCCACCGACAGCCTCATCCACCGGCTGTGGGACGACACCCCGCCCGCCCGGCCCCTCGCGAACCTCTACACCTACGTCGCCCGCGTCCGCCGCAGGCTGCGGGACCTCGGCGCCGAGGGATGCCTGGTCCAGCGCACGCACGGCTACCTCCTGGACCTCGATCCGGACCGGGTGGACAGCCACCGGTTCCAGCACCTCGTCGCCCAGGCCCGCGCACTGTCCGACCGGGGAGCCGACCAGCAGGCGCTGCGGCTGCTGGGCGAGGCGGACGCGCTCTGGCTGGGCGAGCCGCTGGCCGGCCTGCCGGGGCTGTGGGCCGAGGGCGTCCGGGGTGTCCTCACCGAACGCCGACTGGCCGCACAGCTGATCCGCGCCGACATCGGGCTGCGCGAGGGACACTTCGCCGACCTCGTCCCGGACCTGACCGCGCTCGCCGAGGAGCACCGCACCGACGAGGCCATCGCCGCCCGGCTGATGACGGCCGCCTACGGCTGCGGACGCCTGACCGACGCCCTGCGCGTCTACGACACCGTCCGCCGCCGGCTCGCCGGGGAACTGGGCGCCGACCCCGGCGAGGCCCTTGCCCGCCTGCACCACCTGATCCTCAACAGCGCCCCGGTCGAGGCCCTGCTGAACCGTCCCGAGCCGACCGTCCCGGCGCCCCGCACCCTGCCGAGCCACGCCGAACTGGTGGGCCGCGAGGCGGAGTTGTCGACGATCGTGCAACATGCGACCCGTGCGTCCGCCGACACCTCGGCGCCCCGGCACATCATCGCCCTCCAGACCGTGTCCGGCATGGCCGGCGTGGGGAAGACCGTCCTCGCCCTGAACGCCGCCGACCGCATCGCCTCGCTCTACCCGGACGGCGTCGTCCACCTCGACCTGCGCACCCACGCCCCGGGCCAGCAGCCGCTGACCGTCATCTCCGCGCTGACCTCGCTGATCCGCGCCTTCGGCGTACCGGCGTCGGCCCTGCCCGGCGACCCGGACGCGCTGACGGCCCTGTGGCGCGGGCTGCTCGACACCCGAAGAGCCGTCGTCATCCTCGACGACGTGCGCGACGCGCGTCAGTTGCGGGACCTGCTCCCGGGCCCCTCCCCGTCCCTGGTCCTCGTCACCAGCCGCCGCCGGCTGACCGGACTGCCCGGACTGCGCTCGGTCGACCTGGACGTCCTGCCCGCCGCCGACGCCCTCGCCCTCTTCCGGTCCGTGGCCGGCCACGAGCGGACCCGGCAGACGGGCGAGGTCGCCGACATCGTGCGGCTGGCCGGCTTCCTCCCGCTCGGCATCGAACTCCTCGCGGGCCGACTGGCCTCCCGCCCCACCTGGACGACCTCGCACCTGCTGCGCAGACTCACCCAGGGACAGGGGCGGCTGCGGGAGATCAGGGACGGCGCGCGCGGCAATATCGCCGCCGCGTTCGACGTCTCGTTCCGCGCGCTCGAATCCGTGGAACGGAAAGTGTTCCGGTTCCTCGGACTCCGTTTCGGGCCGACGATCGACGCCTACGCGGTCGCGGCACTCACGGATCTCCCCCTCGACACCGCCGAGAATGTCCTCGAATCCCTACTCGAGGCGCATTTGATCCAAGAGCCGAGTCCCGAACGCTATACCCTCCACGATCTGCTCGGGGAATACGCGCGCGCCATCGCCATGTCCGAGGAGTCGAACGCGGCGCGTGAAGAAGCGCTTTCACGGCTGGCCGAATTCTGTCTCCAGGCCGCCGACGCCGCCGACCGGCTCGCCTATCCGCGCCGGCTGCGCACCGACCGCGCCCACTCGGCCGGCCGTCCCGTCCCGCCCTGGGGCGACGCCACCGCCGCCCGGGACTGGCTCGCCGCCGAACGCATCGGCCTCATGGCCGCCGAGCGCCACTGCCGCACCACCGGCCACAGCCGCCTCGCCGCGCTCCTCGCGAGCGCCCTCGCCGCCTTCCTCGACGACGACGGACACTCCGCCGAGGGCTGGCGCATGCACGCCGCCGCCACCGAGCACTGGCGCGAGAGCGACGACCGCCATCGCGAGATCCATGCCCTCATCGACCTCGGCAACGCCCTCACCTGCTGCAGCCGCTACGAGGACGCCCGCACCGCCTACACCCGCGCCCTCACCGCCGCCGAGGAGACCTCCGACCCCGAGTCCGGCGCGGAAACCCTCCACCAACTCGGCATCCTGTACTGGCACTTGGGCGACTTCCGACAGGCGCTGGCCTACCAGTCGCGCACGCTGGCGCTGCACGCGGCGACGGGGGACGACTGGCAGCTGGCCCGCTGCCGGAGCAACCTCGGGATCACCCACCTCTACCTGGGTGATTTCACCGAGTCGGAGAAAAATCTCGAAGCGGCACTGGACGGGTTCCGGGAAGCGAGAGACCTGCGCCGGTACGCGCGCACCCTCATCAACTTGTCCGACCTTCACCTGCGCACCGAACGGAAAGACACCGCCCGGGAATTCCTGGACGAGGCGCTGACCATCCTCACGGAAATGAGAATTCCGGCGGAGATCGCCGGGACACAGGTGAACCTGGCCAACACCATGGAATCACCCCGGGATCTCACCAAAATGCTCGACCTCTATCAGGACTCCCTCACCACATTCCGCAGGCTCGGCGACCGCCGGAATGCCGCGGAAACCCTGTACGCCATGGGAAGCGCACTCCACGCCGCGCACCGCTTCACCGAGGCCGCCGACCGGCACCGCCACTCCCTGGAGCTGGCCCGCAGCGTCGGAGCCGTCCACGAGACAGCCCAGGCGCTGCACGCCCTGGCCCTCGCCGAACAGCAGCTCGGCCAACTGGACGCCGCCGCCGACCACCTCACGGAGGCCATCACCCTGGCCGAGCGAACCGGCGCGGCACACGAGGCGGCGGAGGCCCGGAAGAGCCTGACGAAGCTGCGCCGGGCGCAGAAGGAACGCCCCCAATAG
- the murC gene encoding UDP-N-acetylmuramate--L-alanine ligase: MAPGLPASLERPHFIGIGGAGMSGIAKILAQRGAKVAGSDAKDSETAQALRALGATVHIGHAAAHLADDASSVVVSSAIRADNPELVRAAELGIPVVHRSDALAALMDGLRPIAVAGTHGKTTTTSMLAVSLATLGREPSYAIGGDLDAPGSNALHGAGEIFVAEADESDRSFHKYAPEVAIVLNVELDHHANYASMEEIYDSFVTFAGRIVPGGTLVISADQDGARELTRRVEGVRVVTYGEAVDADVRVLAVVPQGLKSEVTVLLDGRELTFTVSVPGRHYALNAVAALAAGAALGVPAEELAPALAAYTGVKRRLQLKGEAAGTQVIDSYAHHPTEMTADLEAMRAAAGDARILVLFQPHLFSRTQELGREMGAALALADASVVLDIYPAREDPIPGITSELIIDAARAAGADVTAVHDKQAAPGVVAGMARPGDLVLTMGAGDVTDLGPLILDQLSR, translated from the coding sequence ATGGCACCCGGCCTTCCCGCCTCCCTCGAACGTCCGCACTTCATCGGGATCGGCGGGGCCGGGATGTCCGGGATCGCCAAGATCCTGGCCCAGCGGGGCGCGAAGGTCGCCGGGAGCGACGCGAAGGACTCGGAGACGGCGCAGGCGCTGCGGGCGCTCGGCGCGACCGTCCACATCGGGCACGCCGCGGCCCACCTCGCGGACGACGCCAGCAGCGTCGTCGTCTCCTCGGCGATCCGCGCCGACAACCCCGAACTCGTGCGCGCCGCCGAGCTGGGCATCCCCGTCGTCCACCGCTCCGACGCGCTCGCCGCGCTCATGGACGGCCTGCGGCCCATCGCCGTCGCCGGCACCCACGGCAAGACGACGACCACCTCGATGCTGGCCGTCTCCCTCGCCACCCTCGGCCGTGAGCCGTCGTACGCGATCGGCGGGGACCTCGACGCGCCCGGCTCCAACGCGCTGCACGGCGCCGGGGAGATCTTCGTCGCCGAGGCCGACGAGTCCGACCGCAGCTTCCACAAGTACGCGCCTGAGGTGGCGATCGTGCTGAACGTGGAGCTGGACCACCACGCCAACTACGCCTCCATGGAGGAGATCTACGACTCCTTCGTCACCTTCGCGGGGCGGATCGTGCCCGGCGGGACGCTGGTGATCTCCGCTGACCAGGACGGCGCGCGGGAGCTGACGCGGCGGGTCGAGGGCGTCCGGGTCGTGACCTACGGCGAGGCCGTCGACGCCGACGTCCGCGTCCTGGCCGTCGTCCCGCAGGGGCTCAAGAGCGAGGTGACCGTGCTGCTGGACGGGCGGGAGCTGACGTTCACCGTGTCCGTGCCCGGCCGGCACTACGCGCTGAACGCGGTCGCCGCGCTCGCCGCCGGGGCCGCGCTCGGGGTGCCCGCCGAGGAGCTGGCGCCCGCGCTGGCCGCCTACACCGGGGTCAAGCGGCGCCTCCAGCTCAAGGGCGAGGCCGCCGGGACACAGGTCATCGACTCCTACGCCCACCACCCCACCGAGATGACCGCCGACCTGGAGGCGATGCGGGCCGCCGCCGGGGACGCCCGCATCCTCGTCCTCTTCCAGCCGCACCTCTTCTCCCGCACCCAGGAACTCGGCCGGGAGATGGGCGCGGCCCTCGCGCTCGCCGACGCCTCCGTCGTCCTCGACATCTATCCCGCCCGCGAGGACCCGATCCCGGGGATCACCAGCGAGCTGATCATCGACGCGGCCCGCGCCGCCGGGGCCGACGTCACCGCCGTCCACGACAAGCAGGCCGCGCCCGGTGTCGTCGCGGGAATGGCCCGGCCCGGTGATCTCGTTCTCACCATGGGCGCGGGCGATGTCACCGACCTCGGCCCGCTGATCCTGGACCAGCTGTCTCGATAG
- the zapE gene encoding cell division protein ZapE: MYSPGSSGIEPIAHAAPVSLCTREPHVPADRLVAEMVPPPRFAAARFGTYLPDPNQPSQTDAVRVLETFAQGLGGAHAAGAAKRGFLGFGSRRPKAPAGPRGVYLDGGYGVGKTHLLASLWHAAPAEPALKAFGTFVELTNLVGALGFQQTVKTLSGHRLLCIDEFELDDPGDTVLVSTLLGKLVDAGVALAATSNTLPGKLGEGRFAAADFLREIQGLSARFRALRIDGEDYRHRGLPEAPAPYDEEIVAKTAYATEGTSLDAFPALLEHLAKVHPSRYGALTDGVRAVCLTDVGPVPDQSTALRLVVLADRLYDREVPVLASGLPFDRLFSEEMLAGGYRKKYFRAISRLTALARDAKPLIEG, encoded by the coding sequence ATGTACTCCCCCGGCTCCTCTGGGATCGAACCGATAGCCCACGCGGCACCCGTCTCGCTGTGCACGCGCGAGCCGCACGTCCCCGCGGACCGCCTGGTGGCCGAGATGGTCCCGCCGCCCCGGTTCGCGGCGGCGCGGTTCGGGACGTACCTGCCGGACCCGAACCAGCCGAGCCAGACGGACGCCGTCCGCGTCCTGGAGACCTTCGCGCAGGGCCTGGGCGGCGCCCACGCGGCGGGTGCGGCCAAGCGGGGGTTCCTCGGGTTCGGGAGCAGGAGGCCCAAGGCGCCCGCGGGCCCGCGCGGCGTCTACCTGGACGGCGGCTACGGCGTCGGCAAGACCCACCTGCTGGCCTCCCTGTGGCACGCGGCCCCGGCCGAGCCGGCGCTGAAGGCGTTCGGCACGTTCGTCGAGCTGACGAACCTGGTCGGCGCGCTCGGCTTCCAGCAGACGGTGAAGACCCTCTCGGGCCACCGCCTGCTGTGCATCGACGAGTTCGAGCTGGACGACCCGGGCGACACCGTCCTCGTCTCCACCCTGCTCGGCAAGCTGGTCGACGCGGGTGTCGCGCTCGCCGCGACCTCCAACACGCTGCCGGGCAAGCTCGGCGAGGGCCGGTTCGCGGCGGCCGACTTCCTGCGCGAGATCCAGGGCCTGTCCGCCCGCTTCCGCGCGCTGCGCATCGACGGCGAGGACTACCGCCACCGGGGCCTGCCCGAGGCGCCCGCGCCGTACGACGAGGAGATCGTCGCGAAGACCGCGTACGCCACCGAGGGCACCTCGCTCGACGCGTTCCCGGCGCTCCTGGAGCACCTGGCGAAGGTCCACCCGAGCCGCTACGGCGCGCTGACGGACGGCGTACGCGCGGTGTGCCTGACGGACGTCGGCCCGGTGCCCGACCAGTCGACGGCCCTGCGCCTGGTCGTGCTGGCCGACCGGCTGTACGACCGCGAGGTGCCGGTGCTGGCGTCGGGGCTGCCCTTCGACCGGCTGTTCAGCGAGGAGATGCTGGCCGGCGGGTACCGCAAGAAGTACTTCCGCGCGATCTCCCGGCTCACCGCGCTGGCGCGTGACGCGAAACCGCTCATCGAAGGCTGA
- a CDS encoding tetratricopeptide repeat protein, translated as MPEPTERELRAALTTAARDPHALRRLVDELPDAPELPEPPYDESALRRLAHALARRAATSPDLHRALRRWLTSLDAEDDRAAGVENTIGTSARLTGPVVQARDITGGIHFHTPAAPAVPRQLLPAPGHFVNRVAELDLLEGLVAHGGPVTVVVSGPAGMGKTTLARRWLLGRETEFPDGQVYADLRGHAPEGPASPGELLLELLRSFGHDQVPADLNGRMTLWRSATAGRRMALLLDSARSAAQVRPLLPGSAAAVTVVTSRNRLTGLGPEGASFLELPALATRETMELLSRRVGADRVRREPEAALAMARACAGLPLAACVAGARVAARPRQPLAVMARALGGGDGGALDALSIEGEAAVRAALQESYRLLPPELAAGYRKLGLLPVPYFSSAVAAAVCGTGDAEAERVLDALVEANFLEDLGPDRYRFHDLLRLHARERAAAEESAESTDHARRRAVDHYLSVTTAAEALLTPTHRTLSRDYAGQPSPAPFTDATGALRWLVEESGPLMAVLRDCARRGEDTAAWQLADAMYPYFLRIRPYDLWTEAHEIGLAAARRTGDRDAVARMLTDGGGGLRNAGRHDEAIALYHEALDLAREDVAAADPRETHTARRAEAQALHGIGQSHQLAGRLSEAQVYFAQALTLREAIGYRRGAALTRICLGDIALADGRPDDALPHLTRARTELLDENDPYDAARALTFLGRAHALAGLHDTADRQLHQAVAEFEATGSVHWQARTLELLGRGAEERGDMDRARDRYTESLALYRPVSEADAGRLAGRLEGLRP; from the coding sequence ATGCCAGAACCGACGGAGCGAGAACTGAGGGCGGCTCTGACGACGGCGGCCCGGGATCCCCACGCACTGCGACGACTCGTGGACGAACTCCCCGACGCCCCCGAACTCCCCGAGCCCCCGTACGACGAATCCGCCCTGCGGCGCCTGGCACACGCGCTCGCCCGGCGCGCGGCCACCTCACCCGACCTGCACCGCGCACTGCGCCGCTGGCTCACCTCCCTGGACGCGGAGGACGACCGCGCCGCCGGCGTCGAGAACACCATCGGCACCTCCGCACGGCTCACCGGCCCCGTCGTCCAGGCGCGGGACATCACGGGAGGCATCCACTTCCACACCCCGGCCGCTCCCGCCGTCCCCCGGCAACTGCTCCCGGCACCGGGGCACTTCGTCAACCGCGTCGCCGAACTCGACCTGCTGGAAGGGCTGGTGGCGCACGGCGGACCGGTGACCGTCGTCGTGAGCGGCCCCGCCGGGATGGGCAAGACGACCCTCGCCCGGCGCTGGCTGCTCGGCCGCGAGACCGAGTTCCCCGACGGACAGGTGTACGCCGACCTGCGCGGCCACGCCCCCGAAGGGCCCGCGAGCCCCGGCGAACTCCTCCTCGAACTGCTCCGCTCCTTCGGCCACGACCAGGTCCCCGCCGACCTCAACGGGCGGATGACCCTGTGGCGTTCGGCGACCGCGGGCCGGCGCATGGCACTGCTCCTCGACAGCGCGCGCAGCGCCGCACAGGTCCGCCCGCTGCTGCCCGGCTCGGCCGCCGCCGTGACCGTCGTGACCAGCCGCAACCGCCTGACCGGACTCGGCCCCGAGGGCGCCTCCTTCCTCGAACTCCCCGCGCTCGCCACCCGGGAGACGATGGAACTGCTCAGCCGCCGCGTCGGCGCCGACCGCGTCCGGCGGGAACCCGAGGCGGCCCTCGCGATGGCGCGGGCGTGCGCGGGCCTCCCCCTCGCCGCGTGCGTCGCGGGCGCACGGGTCGCCGCCCGGCCCCGCCAGCCGCTCGCCGTGATGGCGCGGGCGCTCGGCGGCGGGGACGGGGGCGCGCTGGACGCGCTCAGCATCGAGGGGGAGGCAGCCGTGCGGGCCGCGTTGCAGGAGTCGTACCGTCTGCTCCCGCCGGAACTGGCCGCCGGGTACCGGAAGCTGGGGCTGTTACCGGTGCCCTACTTCTCCTCGGCGGTCGCCGCCGCCGTCTGCGGGACGGGAGACGCGGAGGCGGAACGGGTGCTCGACGCGCTGGTCGAGGCGAACTTCCTGGAAGACCTCGGCCCCGACCGCTACCGCTTCCACGACCTGCTCCGGCTGCACGCCCGTGAGCGCGCCGCCGCCGAGGAGAGTGCCGAGAGCACCGACCACGCGCGGCGGAGGGCCGTCGACCACTATCTGTCCGTGACCACGGCCGCCGAGGCGCTGCTCACCCCCACCCATCGCACGCTGAGCCGCGACTACGCGGGGCAGCCCTCGCCGGCCCCGTTCACCGACGCCACCGGAGCGCTGCGGTGGCTGGTCGAGGAGAGCGGCCCGCTCATGGCCGTCCTGCGCGACTGCGCCCGGCGGGGTGAGGACACGGCGGCCTGGCAGCTGGCGGACGCGATGTATCCCTACTTCCTGCGGATCAGACCCTACGACCTGTGGACCGAGGCCCACGAGATCGGGCTCGCGGCGGCCCGGCGGACGGGGGACCGGGACGCCGTCGCCCGCATGCTGACGGACGGCGGCGGCGGTCTGCGCAACGCGGGCCGGCACGACGAAGCCATCGCCCTGTACCACGAAGCGCTGGACCTCGCACGCGAGGACGTGGCGGCCGCGGACCCGCGAGAGACGCACACCGCCCGCCGGGCCGAGGCGCAGGCGCTGCACGGGATCGGGCAGTCCCATCAACTCGCCGGACGCCTCTCCGAAGCCCAGGTGTACTTCGCCCAGGCCCTCACCCTCCGGGAGGCGATCGGCTACCGGCGCGGCGCGGCCCTGACCCGCATCTGTCTCGGCGACATCGCTCTCGCCGACGGCCGTCCGGACGACGCACTCCCGCACCTGACCCGGGCCCGCACCGAACTCCTCGACGAGAACGACCCGTACGACGCCGCACGAGCCCTCACGTTCCTCGGCCGTGCCCACGCCCTCGCCGGCCTGCACGACACCGCCGACCGCCAACTCCACCAGGCCGTCGCCGAGTTCGAGGCGACCGGCTCCGTCCACTGGCAGGCCCGGACGCTGGAGCTGCTCGGGCGGGGTGCCGAGGAACGCGGGGACATGGACAGGGCCAGGGACCGGTACACCGAGTCCCTGGCCCTCTACCGGCCGGTCAGCGAAGCGGACGCGGGGCGTCTGGCGGGCCGGTTGGAAGGGTTACGACCGTGA
- the msrB gene encoding peptide-methionine (R)-S-oxide reductase MsrB: MSYDVEKTDEEWRAELNPAEYAVLRQAGTERAFTGEYTDTKTVGVYSCRACGAELFTSTTKFESHCGWPSFYDPKDTDAVELIEDRSHGMVRTEVRCARCGSHLGHVFSGEGYATPTDQRYCINSISLRLTPTES, from the coding sequence ATGTCGTACGACGTCGAGAAGACCGACGAGGAATGGCGCGCGGAGCTGAACCCGGCGGAGTACGCGGTGCTGCGGCAGGCGGGCACCGAGCGGGCGTTCACGGGGGAGTACACCGACACGAAGACGGTGGGCGTGTACTCCTGCCGGGCGTGCGGGGCCGAACTGTTCACCTCCACGACCAAGTTCGAGTCCCACTGCGGCTGGCCGTCCTTCTACGACCCCAAGGACACCGACGCCGTCGAGCTGATCGAGGACCGGTCCCACGGGATGGTCCGCACCGAGGTGCGCTGCGCCCGGTGCGGGTCGCATCTCGGGCACGTGTTCTCGGGCGAGGGCTACGCGACGCCGACCGACCAGCGGTACTGCATCAACTCGATCTCCCTGCGCCTGACGCCGACGGAGAGCTGA
- a CDS encoding pyrimidine reductase family protein, with protein sequence MRRLFPVTDQTATAEAGEWSLDRLADAYGYPELAQGKCWLRANMVGSLDGAGQHDGRSRPLSGEADLRIFGALRGLADVVIVGAQTVRQEGYGPARARAEFAARRAAAGQGPAPAVAVVSASLDLDFTGELFTAPLVPTLVLTGAGADPARVEEARKAGAEVVVAGDGAGVDPARVPGVLAGRGFTRLLTEGGPRLLGQFVAAGVLDELCLALSPVLTAGGAQRITDGPPVAVPRRFALTSLLEEDGFLFGRYQRGEGGSGT encoded by the coding sequence ATGCGACGCCTGTTCCCTGTGACCGACCAGACAGCCACCGCCGAGGCGGGGGAGTGGAGCCTCGACCGGCTGGCGGACGCGTACGGCTATCCCGAACTGGCCCAAGGGAAGTGCTGGCTGCGCGCCAACATGGTCGGCTCCCTCGACGGCGCGGGCCAGCACGACGGCCGCTCCCGGCCCCTTTCCGGCGAGGCGGACCTGCGGATCTTCGGCGCGCTGCGCGGGCTCGCGGACGTCGTCATCGTCGGCGCGCAGACCGTACGGCAGGAGGGGTACGGGCCCGCACGCGCGCGGGCGGAGTTCGCCGCACGCCGGGCCGCCGCGGGACAGGGGCCCGCGCCCGCCGTCGCCGTCGTCTCCGCGAGCCTCGACCTCGACTTCACGGGGGAGCTGTTCACCGCGCCGCTTGTGCCGACGCTGGTGCTGACCGGCGCGGGCGCGGACCCGGCGCGGGTCGAGGAGGCGCGGAAGGCGGGGGCCGAGGTGGTCGTCGCCGGGGACGGGGCGGGGGTGGACCCGGCGCGGGTGCCCGGTGTGCTCGCCGGGCGCGGGTTCACGCGGCTGCTCACCGAGGGCGGGCCCCGGCTGCTCGGGCAGTTCGTGGCGGCCGGGGTGCTCGACGAGCTGTGTCTCGCGCTGTCGCCGGTGCTCACCGCCGGAGGGGCCCAGCGGATCACCGACGGGCCGCCCGTGGCGGTGCCCCGGCGCTTCGCACTGACGTCCCTTTTGGAGGAGGACGGGTTCCTCTTCGGGCGGTATCAAAGGGGAGAGGGGGGTTCCGGAACGTGA
- a CDS encoding indole-3-glycerol phosphate synthase: MFTSVLMIEKALTSADVEFVTTLHGDEPVTFHVLLQPRGDQADRLLRAIDDVALGELDEAVHEGDTPEGEAARSVGAQALEVSLTALRAAGSTAQGTLVENHPLDALKSVVDEAGADEVIVLTDPHYVEEFFHRDWASRARHKVGVPVLKLFSHNEA; this comes from the coding sequence GTGTTCACCAGCGTTCTGATGATCGAGAAAGCTCTGACGTCCGCCGACGTGGAGTTCGTCACGACCTTGCACGGCGATGAGCCCGTCACCTTCCACGTGCTGCTCCAGCCTCGCGGGGACCAGGCGGACCGGCTGCTGCGCGCCATCGACGACGTCGCCCTCGGCGAGCTCGACGAGGCCGTCCACGAAGGCGACACCCCCGAGGGCGAGGCCGCGCGCAGCGTGGGCGCGCAGGCGCTGGAGGTGTCCCTGACCGCGCTGCGCGCCGCCGGCAGCACGGCACAGGGGACCCTCGTCGAGAACCACCCGCTGGACGCGCTGAAGAGCGTGGTCGACGAGGCCGGCGCGGACGAGGTGATCGTGCTGACCGACCCGCACTACGTGGAGGAGTTCTTCCACCGCGACTGGGCCTCGCGGGCGCGGCACAAAGTGGGCGTGCCGGTGCTGAAACTCTTCTCCCACAACGAGGCGTAA